In Candidatus Cloacimonadota bacterium, a single genomic region encodes these proteins:
- a CDS encoding YfhO family protein codes for MGFLLVCVSLLYFPVAFGGKTPQASDISQWQGAANKIIEYNENHTDNALWTQSMFSGMPAYMISFPNRWPFLENISRLTDKLINWRIFLLFIGALGMFLLLRFLKLDVWTSFFGAVAFMFSCHWLGLVEIGHNTKFRAIMYIPWVIWAFMRLRQKPGLLSLGFLATALIVQLRENHPQISYYLYLFLGLYWLWQLAESIRAKDHKRFWLFTALAVVAVGLTLLAVLNPYLSTMEYSKFTQRGGSAGLETSYAQGWSFHPLEILTLIIPDFYGGVAHLENGQGVNNYWGYMPSTQIYNYFGLAVLVLGLFPLFYKKHRRLAIFLCASSFVFMIMSFGSATPWLSNIFMKYLPYFNKFRVPSMILTMVQVNAVILAALGLDGIVQNAAQLNSKWSKNILKVFWACGALFIVWLISAKGIFKGLSFATAEQIATYAQNNASYQLQELKEIRLDMLYKSGILSLLFLTISMGLAYLASIRKLNKTAFILLTTFVVFVDLYIYTGKNLKSENMQDQQQYQAKFDIEDYDEYLLTDKDNFRIYPIDLGRGHERFPGEWAYYHQTINGYSAAKLKRYDNLLKHIQGDQQKSITGEVNVMLTGMYPDKEGVFPVDKPTPLIDMLSTKYLVFPQPLPNDSLFTINTPPLDQFYNKLTPVFKGFDGTSVYRNETALPRAWFVDSVRKVAPADSILPLLRSESFDPRRLAYVETDLPGIQAPDSARVTQTAAEMHKLAYDLYSDKPAFLVLSEIYYPAGWKATLDGKEIPIHAANYILRGLQIPAGAHKLELVFAPASYKTGVSLSLIGLLASLLALGGGLAYPRIKRRPAPAALEKAADDR; via the coding sequence ATGGGCTTTCTGCTGGTGTGCGTCAGCCTGCTCTATTTCCCGGTGGCCTTCGGCGGCAAAACCCCGCAGGCTTCGGACATCTCGCAGTGGCAGGGCGCGGCCAACAAGATCATCGAATACAACGAAAACCATACGGACAATGCCCTCTGGACCCAGAGCATGTTTTCCGGCATGCCCGCCTACATGATCTCCTTCCCGAACCGCTGGCCCTTTTTGGAAAACATTTCCCGGCTCACAGACAAGCTGATCAACTGGCGCATCTTCCTGCTCTTCATCGGCGCGCTGGGGATGTTTTTACTGCTCCGGTTCCTCAAACTGGACGTCTGGACCAGCTTTTTCGGCGCCGTGGCCTTCATGTTTTCCTGCCATTGGCTGGGACTGGTGGAGATAGGCCACAACACCAAATTCCGGGCCATCATGTACATCCCCTGGGTGATCTGGGCCTTCATGCGCCTGCGCCAGAAACCCGGACTGCTCAGCCTGGGGTTTTTGGCCACCGCGCTGATCGTGCAGCTGCGGGAAAACCATCCCCAGATTAGCTATTACCTCTATTTGTTCCTAGGTCTGTACTGGCTCTGGCAGTTGGCGGAAAGCATCCGCGCCAAAGACCATAAACGCTTCTGGCTCTTCACCGCCCTGGCCGTGGTGGCGGTGGGGCTGACCCTGTTGGCGGTGCTGAACCCCTACCTGAGCACGATGGAATACAGCAAATTCACCCAACGCGGCGGCAGCGCAGGCCTGGAAACAAGCTATGCCCAAGGCTGGAGTTTCCATCCGCTAGAGATACTTACCTTGATCATTCCTGACTTTTACGGTGGAGTGGCTCACTTGGAAAATGGACAAGGAGTTAACAACTACTGGGGTTATATGCCGAGCACACAGATATATAATTACTTCGGCTTGGCAGTTTTGGTTTTGGGGTTGTTTCCTCTCTTCTATAAGAAGCATCGTAGGTTGGCAATTTTTCTATGCGCGTCTTCGTTTGTGTTTATGATAATGTCATTCGGCAGTGCAACGCCTTGGTTGTCAAATATATTCATGAAGTATCTGCCCTATTTCAATAAATTCAGAGTGCCATCGATGATTCTGACTATGGTTCAGGTTAATGCTGTAATATTAGCAGCTCTCGGTTTGGATGGGATTGTTCAAAACGCCGCACAATTAAACTCTAAATGGTCCAAGAATATACTAAAAGTATTCTGGGCCTGCGGTGCGTTGTTTATTGTTTGGTTAATATCTGCCAAAGGCATTTTTAAGGGACTAAGCTTTGCAACTGCTGAACAAATAGCGACTTATGCGCAGAACAACGCCAGTTACCAGCTACAGGAGCTGAAAGAGATCCGACTGGATATGCTTTATAAAAGCGGAATTCTAAGCTTGCTGTTTTTAACTATTAGCATGGGTCTTGCCTACTTAGCTAGTATCCGAAAGTTAAACAAAACAGCGTTTATACTGCTCACAACTTTTGTTGTTTTCGTTGACCTCTATATTTATACTGGCAAAAACCTTAAGAGCGAGAACATGCAGGATCAGCAGCAGTATCAAGCTAAGTTTGATATAGAGGACTACGATGAGTATCTGCTGACAGATAAGGATAATTTCAGGATTTATCCAATAGATTTAGGACGCGGACATGAGAGATTTCCAGGCGAGTGGGCATATTACCACCAAACGATAAATGGTTATTCAGCTGCCAAGCTGAAACGATATGACAACTTGCTTAAACATATTCAAGGAGACCAACAGAAGAGCATAACTGGCGAAGTAAACGTTATGTTAACAGGCATGTATCCTGATAAAGAAGGGGTGTTCCCTGTGGATAAACCAACTCCGCTGATTGATATGCTTTCAACTAAGTACTTAGTGTTTCCTCAGCCACTTCCTAACGATTCCCTGTTCACTATTAATACACCGCCTCTGGACCAATTCTACAATAAGCTAACCCCTGTTTTCAAGGGCTTCGACGGCACCTCGGTTTACCGCAACGAGACCGCCCTGCCCCGGGCCTGGTTCGTGGACTCCGTGCGGAAAGTGGCTCCGGCGGATTCCATCCTGCCGCTGCTGCGATCTGAAAGTTTCGACCCCCGCCGCCTTGCCTATGTGGAAACAGACCTCCCCGGCATCCAGGCGCCTGATTCAGCCAGAGTCACGCAGACCGCCGCGGAGATGCACAAACTGGCTTACGACCTTTACTCCGACAAGCCCGCCTTCCTGGTGCTGAGCGAGATCTACTACCCCGCCGGCTGGAAGGCCACGCTGGACGGCAAAGAGATCCCCATCCACGCCGCGAACTACATCCTGCGCGGATTGCAGATCCCCGCCGGAGCGCACAAACTGGAGCTGGTTTTCGCTCCCGCCTCGTATAAAACCGGCGTCAGCCTCAGCCTGATCGGGCTGCTGGCGAGCCTGCTGGCCCTTGGCGGAGGCCTGGCCTACCCGCGCATCAAACGACGTCCCGCCCCTGCTGCCTTGGAAAAAGCGGCCGATGATCGTTGA
- a CDS encoding DEAD/DEAH box helicase: MLNFTDISLPEPLLRAAANLNYISPTPIQASTIPWLLENDGDLIALAQTGTGKTAAFGFPILSQTDIEKPWVQTLILCPTRELCLQINSDFNAYASFMPRLKTTAVYGGASIQKQKDALKAKPQTVVGTPGRVLDMIKQGALKIEQISRLVLDEADEMLNMGFKDDLFEIMSHAPADKQILLFSATTTREVAKLASTFLREPHRISEGNEQQGAENIQHFFYRVHARDKYLALKRIADMNPKIYGIVFCRTRTETQEIATKLQHDGYNADALHGDLSQGQRELVMNRFRSKYVQLLIATDVAARGLDVDDLTHIINYHLPMEPEIYIHRSGRTGRAGKSGVSISIIHPRESAALKAVEKRLNREIVYSPVPTGREICEKQLFNFIDVVERVEVATAEIESFLPNVYKKLGWMSREELIQRFVSVEFNRFLSYYKDSADLTQATQRQSPRDNAQVVFKTFRLAVGRRYGVTKRDLMTFINRLKIARSIEIGRINIAEGHTLIELDGAYESQIMKAFARNNYNGEAINASVQTSSRDDSPAPEREQKYARKTPAKPYGDRNEAHSRSRDDKPERKYGKTRDDKPERKYGKPQGEKPKRAYTKAPKGITTAKKAYAGPGKTPAKRKKTSSRDA, translated from the coding sequence TTGTTAAACTTCACCGATATCTCCCTTCCCGAGCCACTGCTCAGAGCAGCCGCCAACCTGAATTACATAAGCCCGACCCCGATCCAGGCTTCCACGATCCCCTGGCTGCTGGAAAACGATGGCGACCTCATCGCCCTGGCCCAAACGGGCACAGGCAAGACCGCCGCGTTCGGTTTTCCCATCCTCAGCCAGACCGACATAGAAAAACCCTGGGTGCAAACCCTCATCCTCTGCCCCACCCGCGAACTCTGCCTGCAGATAAACAGCGATTTCAACGCCTACGCCAGCTTCATGCCCCGCCTGAAAACCACTGCTGTCTATGGCGGCGCTTCCATCCAGAAGCAGAAAGACGCCCTCAAAGCCAAACCCCAGACCGTGGTGGGAACTCCCGGACGCGTGCTGGATATGATCAAGCAGGGCGCCCTCAAGATCGAACAGATCTCGCGCCTGGTGCTGGATGAAGCGGACGAGATGCTCAATATGGGCTTCAAGGACGACCTCTTCGAGATCATGAGCCACGCCCCGGCCGACAAGCAGATCCTGCTCTTTTCCGCCACCACCACCCGGGAGGTGGCCAAGCTGGCCAGCACTTTCCTGCGCGAGCCCCACCGCATCAGCGAAGGCAACGAACAGCAAGGCGCCGAGAACATCCAGCATTTCTTTTACCGGGTGCACGCCCGGGATAAATATCTGGCCCTCAAACGCATCGCCGACATGAACCCCAAGATCTACGGCATCGTCTTTTGCCGCACCCGCACCGAAACCCAGGAGATCGCCACCAAACTCCAGCACGACGGCTACAACGCCGACGCCCTCCACGGCGACCTCAGCCAGGGCCAGCGCGAACTGGTGATGAACCGCTTCCGCTCCAAATACGTGCAGCTCCTCATCGCCACCGACGTCGCCGCCCGCGGCCTCGATGTGGACGACCTCACCCACATCATCAACTACCATCTGCCCATGGAGCCGGAAATCTACATCCACCGCTCCGGGCGCACCGGCCGCGCCGGCAAGAGCGGGGTCTCCATCAGCATCATCCACCCCCGCGAAAGTGCCGCCCTCAAGGCCGTGGAAAAGCGCCTCAACCGCGAGATCGTCTATTCCCCCGTGCCCACCGGACGCGAGATCTGCGAAAAACAGCTCTTCAACTTCATCGACGTTGTGGAACGCGTGGAAGTGGCCACCGCGGAGATCGAGTCCTTCTTGCCCAACGTCTATAAGAAACTCGGCTGGATGAGCCGCGAAGAGCTGATCCAGCGCTTCGTCTCGGTGGAATTCAACCGCTTCCTCAGCTATTACAAAGACAGCGCCGACCTCACCCAGGCCACCCAGCGCCAGTCCCCCCGCGATAACGCGCAGGTGGTCTTCAAGACCTTCAGGCTGGCCGTTGGCCGCCGCTACGGGGTTACCAAACGCGATCTGATGACCTTCATCAACCGCCTCAAGATCGCCCGCAGCATCGAGATCGGACGCATCAACATCGCCGAGGGCCACACCCTCATCGAACTCGACGGCGCCTACGAAAGCCAGATCATGAAAGCCTTCGCCCGCAACAACTACAACGGCGAAGCCATCAACGCCTCGGTGCAAACCTCCTCCCGGGATGACAGCCCGGCCCCGGAACGCGAGCAGAAATATGCCCGCAAAACCCCGGCCAAACCTTACGGCGACCGCAACGAGGCCCATTCCCGCTCCCGGGACGACAAACCCGAACGCAAATACGGCAAAACCCGGGACGACAAACCCGAACGCAAATACGGCAAACCTCAGGGCGAAAAACCCAAACGCGCCTACACCAAAGCGCCCAAGGGCATCACCACCGCCAAAAAGGCCTACGCCGGCCCCGGCAAAACCCCGGCCAAACGCAAAAAAACCAGCTCCCGGGACGCCTGA
- the mtnA gene encoding S-methyl-5-thioribose-1-phosphate isomerase: MIVDGREYRSVWWEHGRLRMIDQNRIPQDFTLMEFTDHLQVAEAIRNMNVRGAPAIGAAGAFGLALAAKNAPDQRFRNHIRQAHDLLIATRPTAVDLQSGVNYVYEQTIKFIPDLAHARRVALLAAKEFANRSAEDCRLIGEQGLPLIPQGARILTHCNAGALATVDWGTALAVVRLAHRKGRDIFVYVSETRPRHQGSKITAWELEQEGIPHAIIPDSASGYYFWKKEIDLVITGADRVCLNGDIANKIGTYDKAVLATFHGIPFYVAAPLSTFDFACRQGTEIPIEFRSEEELKLYGGQITANPGSPALNPGFDITPAELIRGIITPRGVFTPGEAAQKVQG, translated from the coding sequence ATGATCGTTGACGGACGCGAATACCGCAGCGTCTGGTGGGAACACGGACGCCTGCGGATGATAGACCAAAACAGGATACCGCAGGATTTTACCCTGATGGAGTTCACCGACCACCTCCAGGTGGCGGAGGCCATCCGCAACATGAATGTGCGCGGAGCCCCGGCCATCGGAGCGGCGGGCGCTTTCGGCCTCGCCCTGGCGGCGAAGAACGCTCCGGACCAGCGTTTCCGCAACCACATCCGCCAGGCCCACGATCTGCTGATCGCCACCCGCCCCACCGCGGTTGACCTCCAAAGCGGCGTCAACTACGTTTACGAACAGACCATCAAATTCATTCCGGACCTGGCCCACGCCCGCAGAGTGGCTCTGCTGGCCGCGAAGGAATTCGCCAACCGCAGCGCCGAAGATTGCCGCCTGATCGGAGAGCAGGGCCTGCCGCTGATCCCCCAGGGCGCCAGGATCCTCACCCATTGCAACGCCGGCGCCCTCGCCACCGTGGATTGGGGCACCGCGCTGGCCGTGGTGCGGCTGGCCCACCGCAAGGGCCGCGACATCTTTGTGTATGTAAGCGAAACCCGGCCCCGCCACCAGGGTTCCAAGATCACGGCCTGGGAACTGGAGCAGGAAGGCATTCCGCACGCCATCATTCCTGACAGCGCCAGTGGCTACTATTTCTGGAAGAAAGAGATCGACCTGGTGATCACCGGTGCTGACCGCGTCTGCCTCAACGGCGACATCGCCAACAAGATCGGCACCTACGACAAGGCCGTGCTGGCCACCTTCCACGGCATTCCCTTCTACGTGGCCGCGCCACTTTCCACCTTCGATTTCGCCTGCCGGCAGGGAACCGAGATACCCATCGAATTCAGAAGCGAGGAAGAGCTCAAGCTCTACGGCGGACAGATCACCGCCAATCCCGGCTCACCCGCCCTGAATCCTGGTTTCGACATCACTCCGGCTGAACTGATCCGGGGCATCATCACCCCCAGAGGCGTTTTCACCCCCGGCGAGGCCGCCCAGAAGGTGCAGGGCTGA
- the smpB gene encoding SsrA-binding protein SmpB produces MVQLKNRRALHEYFVIQKFEAGIALMGSEIKSIRAGKVNFKDSYARVIDGECWLLNLHISPFEKSTHFSPDPTRKRRLLLHKHEIRRLRAKTEELGMTIVPLEIFINEKGFCKVTIALVKGKKFYDKRESLHQKDLERDRARED; encoded by the coding sequence ATGGTGCAGCTAAAGAACCGGCGCGCCCTGCACGAATACTTCGTGATCCAGAAATTCGAGGCCGGCATCGCCCTGATGGGCAGCGAGATCAAGAGCATCCGCGCCGGAAAGGTGAATTTCAAGGACAGCTACGCCCGCGTCATCGACGGCGAATGCTGGCTGCTCAACCTCCACATCTCCCCCTTCGAAAAATCCACCCACTTCAGCCCCGATCCCACCCGCAAACGCAGACTGCTGCTCCACAAACACGAGATCCGCCGCCTGCGGGCCAAAACCGAGGAGCTGGGCATGACCATAGTCCCCCTGGAGATCTTCATCAACGAAAAAGGCTTCTGCAAGGTGACCATCGCCCTCGTGAAGGGCAAAAAGTTCTACGACAAGCGGGAATCCCTGCACCAAAAAGACCTCGAACGCGACCGTGCCCGGGAGGATTAA
- a CDS encoding thiol protease/hemagglutinin PrtT, which translates to MKRFIVGLTLILLCACVLAKPVSPARAESAARTQLQRLDRSETLLPPRPLGEATSPLAWIFGLQPQGYIVVSADDELPPVPAYSFTSDFDHGGNTWLAELIAADLAFRAAGSGPAERLESFQMWQNPVSYRDDFEQWPPPGYSPSGGWLKTEWHQSAPYNADCPIDPVSGQRSVAGCPAVAMAQIVNYHQSLNGTRFTDADDYHHNYAGRNFWIDNDHSARDFPSWPDLNTALDTLTTHYALQQATTSDDAAALIWACGVAAEQVYTSEGSGTFAVSQAFSAFQRFGFDFCELLTASAIDLNSRMAQNIKDAQPVHLAVVTPAWDAGHNVVVDGYNTDGFFHVNFGWGGSQSGWYLLPDQLPYNLTVVEGAIVDIEPRQYLMAIPDTLFFLDNASIQEFHELELVNISDTSLTISDISSTPYNVVDAFLVCEWYPGLPRVLEPGQSMIVYVHFVVVEGGPREIITGSVSIAHGCGCYLVPILIDNSLPALPAEDEVAPHANLSAWPNPFVDQLELASATRGPLRVSVYNLKGQKLATLEGEGELSWSPDPGTPAGIYFIQDESAKNSRPLRVVKIR; encoded by the coding sequence ATGAAAAGATTTATTGTTGGACTGACGCTGATCCTGCTCTGCGCATGCGTTTTAGCGAAACCGGTAAGCCCTGCCAGGGCGGAAAGTGCCGCCCGTACACAGTTGCAAAGGCTGGATCGCAGCGAAACCCTGCTGCCGCCGCGTCCCCTGGGCGAAGCAACCTCCCCCCTGGCCTGGATCTTCGGCCTGCAGCCCCAGGGCTACATCGTGGTTTCCGCCGACGACGAACTGCCTCCCGTGCCGGCCTATTCTTTCACTTCAGATTTTGATCACGGCGGCAATACCTGGCTGGCGGAACTCATCGCGGCCGATCTGGCTTTTCGCGCCGCCGGGTCCGGTCCCGCAGAGCGCCTTGAAAGCTTTCAGATGTGGCAGAACCCCGTCTCTTACCGCGACGATTTTGAGCAGTGGCCGCCGCCGGGCTATTCGCCCTCGGGCGGTTGGCTGAAAACCGAATGGCACCAGAGCGCCCCCTACAACGCGGATTGCCCCATCGATCCGGTCTCAGGCCAGCGCAGCGTGGCCGGCTGTCCCGCCGTGGCCATGGCCCAGATCGTCAACTACCACCAAAGCTTGAATGGAACCAGGTTTACCGACGCCGATGACTACCATCACAACTACGCCGGACGCAATTTCTGGATCGACAACGACCACAGCGCGCGCGATTTCCCCTCCTGGCCGGACCTGAACACCGCGCTGGACACCCTCACCACCCATTACGCCCTGCAGCAGGCCACCACAAGTGACGACGCCGCGGCGCTGATCTGGGCTTGCGGGGTGGCCGCCGAACAGGTTTACACCTCCGAAGGCAGCGGCACCTTCGCCGTAAGCCAGGCTTTTAGCGCTTTCCAGCGCTTCGGTTTTGACTTTTGCGAACTGCTCACCGCCTCCGCTATCGATCTCAATTCCCGCATGGCGCAAAACATCAAGGACGCCCAGCCAGTGCACCTGGCTGTGGTCACGCCGGCCTGGGACGCCGGACACAATGTGGTGGTGGACGGCTACAACACCGACGGATTCTTCCACGTCAATTTCGGCTGGGGCGGCTCCCAAAGCGGCTGGTACCTGCTGCCGGACCAGCTGCCCTACAACCTCACCGTGGTCGAGGGCGCTATCGTGGACATCGAACCCCGCCAGTATCTGATGGCCATTCCGGATACCCTGTTCTTTCTTGACAACGCCTCCATTCAGGAATTCCACGAGTTGGAACTGGTGAATATCAGCGACACCAGCCTCACCATTAGTGACATCAGCTCGACACCCTATAACGTGGTTGACGCCTTTCTGGTCTGCGAATGGTATCCCGGCCTGCCCCGTGTCCTGGAACCCGGCCAAAGCATGATCGTCTATGTCCACTTCGTAGTTGTGGAAGGCGGGCCCAGGGAAATCATCACCGGAAGCGTCTCCATCGCCCACGGCTGCGGCTGTTACCTGGTGCCCATCCTCATCGACAACAGCCTGCCCGCGCTCCCGGCTGAAGATGAGGTCGCGCCCCACGCGAATCTCAGTGCCTGGCCCAATCCCTTTGTCGACCAACTCGAACTGGCCTCAGCCACCCGCGGGCCGCTCCGCGTGAGCGTTTACAACCTCAAAGGCCAAAAACTCGCCACCCTCGAAGGCGAGGGTGAACTGAGCTGGTCACCCGATCCCGGAACTCCCGCCGGAATCTATTTCATCCAAGATGAGTCTGCCAAAAACAGCCGTCCCCTGCGCGTGGTGAAGATCAGATAG
- a CDS encoding acyl-CoA thioesterase: protein MVFEFRKRIYGFECDIYGHLNNANYLQLLESARSEAMIGMGMSVARMRELNLQIFIRNFTLDYRLAIEHEDIVIIKSWFDDMNRVKGHWTQRIYNSRGELCFEAQMIGVFASGGKARRLPPEVCELFLSYLEPPAAE, encoded by the coding sequence ATGGTTTTCGAGTTTCGCAAGAGGATCTACGGTTTCGAGTGCGACATCTACGGGCACCTGAACAACGCCAACTACCTCCAGCTGCTGGAAAGCGCGCGCTCCGAGGCCATGATCGGAATGGGCATGTCCGTGGCCCGGATGCGGGAGCTCAACCTCCAGATCTTCATCCGCAACTTCACCCTGGATTACCGCCTGGCCATCGAACATGAAGACATCGTCATCATCAAAAGCTGGTTCGACGACATGAACCGCGTGAAAGGCCACTGGACGCAGCGGATCTACAATTCCCGCGGCGAACTCTGCTTCGAGGCGCAGATGATCGGCGTCTTTGCCAGCGGCGGCAAGGCACGGCGTCTGCCTCCGGAAGTGTGCGAACTCTTTTTGTCATACCTGGAACCTCCCGCCGCGGAATGA
- a CDS encoding amidohydrolase family protein: MAENIDLVMQGGTILTLDGELRVLEDQAIAIDKGRILDFFDPREKTWPARRTLDTSGCIVMPGLINAHTHLPMSYFRGLADDLPLQTWLHDFIWPLEAKMLSHAFISQAALHGAAEMIKNGITQIQDMYFNMPAVAEACSRAGLRAIIGEAVLDGKSEPEHATLGNKVLELRQRYADDPLLDFNLAPHSIYACSERTLRRCAEVAAQHGIRLHTHLSETRGEVEDCLREHGLKPVFYLQKLGILELPAVYAHAIWTDPDEIALMAASPASVAVCSDSNLKLASGILPLAQYLELGVNLCFATDGVASNNNLDLLAEMDLTAKLHKAVNNDPAFLPAVKTVQMATLDAARALGVEDKRGSLEIGKDADLCILELSGLESQPVYNPWSHVVYTLGAKQVRDVVIAGEIVLRDGQLTKVDEAELVETAKSWKQLMLKELGQWCS; this comes from the coding sequence GTGGCCGAAAACATCGATCTGGTGATGCAGGGCGGCACCATCCTCACCCTGGACGGTGAGCTGCGGGTGCTGGAAGACCAGGCCATCGCCATCGACAAAGGCCGCATCCTGGACTTCTTCGACCCCCGGGAAAAGACCTGGCCGGCCCGCCGCACGCTGGACACCTCCGGCTGCATTGTGATGCCGGGGCTGATCAACGCTCACACCCATCTGCCCATGAGCTATTTCCGCGGGTTGGCGGACGACCTGCCGCTGCAAACCTGGCTGCACGACTTCATCTGGCCGCTCGAGGCCAAAATGCTGAGCCACGCATTCATCAGCCAGGCCGCCCTCCACGGCGCCGCTGAGATGATCAAAAACGGCATCACCCAGATCCAGGACATGTATTTCAACATGCCGGCGGTGGCGGAAGCCTGTTCCCGGGCAGGACTGAGGGCCATCATCGGTGAAGCGGTGCTGGATGGCAAATCCGAACCTGAGCACGCCACCCTGGGCAACAAGGTGCTGGAACTGCGTCAGCGCTACGCGGACGACCCCTTGCTGGATTTCAACCTGGCCCCGCACTCCATCTACGCCTGCTCGGAACGAACCTTGCGCCGATGCGCCGAAGTGGCCGCCCAACACGGGATCCGGCTGCACACCCACCTCTCTGAGACCCGCGGCGAGGTGGAGGACTGCCTCAGGGAACACGGCCTCAAACCCGTGTTTTATCTGCAAAAACTGGGCATCCTGGAACTCCCGGCGGTGTACGCCCACGCCATCTGGACCGATCCCGACGAGATCGCGCTCATGGCCGCCAGTCCCGCTTCCGTGGCGGTCTGCTCGGATTCCAACCTCAAGCTTGCCTCCGGCATTCTACCTCTGGCTCAATATCTGGAACTCGGCGTGAACCTCTGTTTCGCCACCGACGGCGTGGCCAGCAACAACAACCTCGACCTCCTGGCCGAAATGGACCTCACCGCCAAACTGCACAAGGCCGTGAACAACGATCCCGCCTTCCTTCCAGCCGTTAAAACCGTTCAGATGGCCACTCTTGACGCCGCCCGGGCCCTGGGAGTGGAGGACAAACGCGGCTCGCTGGAGATCGGCAAGGACGCCGACCTCTGCATTTTGGAACTTAGCGGCCTGGAAAGCCAGCCGGTTTACAATCCCTGGTCCCACGTGGTTTACACCCTCGGCGCCAAACAGGTGCGCGACGTGGTGATCGCCGGCGAGATCGTGCTGCGTGACGGACAGCTCACCAAAGTGGACGAGGCGGAACTGGTGGAGACCGCCAAAAGCTGGAAACAACTGATGCTGAAGGAACTGGGCCAATGGTGCAGCTAA